The Arachis duranensis cultivar V14167 chromosome 9, aradu.V14167.gnm2.J7QH, whole genome shotgun sequence genomic sequence AATAACAATCCACGTTCACATAGAAAGTGAACATCCGACGACGGGAAGAAGGCATAAACCGGTTGTAACAGAGACGCTGGACGTCCGGATTGCTGCTGTGCCGTGAGCTCGACTCACACAATATGCGCGTCCTCCATAGGTACGGTGGCCTATGCAGATGACGGCGCCAGTCGGAAGAGTGTCAGCACGATGTCCGACGGCAGCTGGTAACTGTGGTGGCACTGTACCGATTTTTGCTTCGAGGAGAGAGTGAGAAAAGAAATTCACACCGTATTAAAAGAGGAAGGTAATCCTAATTTGATTCCataattgatgaaaatcatgatttgattcaaattttaaatagaaacttctcagaattaattaattgtctcAAATTTAATTAGGTAATCCTAATTTGATTCTATTACTGacaaaaatcataatttaattcaaattttaaattaaaaattactcaaaattaattaattgtctttaatttaattctaattttaatttaattttattatatatattgtataaaGCATACATTAGTTTCTcatactttttcttatttttttcaacaaCTCCAACAATATTGCTGTCAATTATTGTACGGATCTCGAAATATGCATCGCTAAAATTTTCAATGAcatttaactttaatttgtCGTTTTGTGATACCTCTCACATCAAAATGGAAAgtagataataaattaaaaaagtaccCGTCAACCCGTCCCCCACCTCAACAGAAAGAGATATAACCTTTTCTTAAAAAGAAACCACCATAGGGTTTCAAACTTTCAATCCGTagctttttaattatttggctAATTTGTCAAGTGATTCTTAGAAAAttattaagttttaaatttatttatagacatatatattatttattatcacaaattttgaatcgaataaattattattatttttatttaaaattaaataaaaataaaatcaaatatattattttatttaaattttatNNNNNNNNNNNNNNNNNNNNNNNNNNNNNNNNNNtacttattaaaattatttttatagacTGGCTAaactaaatttgaatttaattatttgattattaagaAAGAGGGATgatgaaataataaataaatccaACAATTTGGGATTTACATACAtgtcttttgttctttttttcttacataaatattatttacttaGCTTAATTGGGTTAAAAAGGAACCAAAAccgaaataataataaagaacaaTATCTTAAatcaatctaaaaaaaaatattttctgtcaaatattttagtcattaataaattttaattattaaactaGTTTCAATTTTTTAGTTCATAAACAAATTATTCATCGAATTATATTGTTTGTCTATATGTAGATTAAATAAAAACTGGTTTGCctagaattttttggaaaatttgACATATAACTCatttaatttctcaaataaaaaagttgaaaattaatttaataattaaaatttattaaaaactaaagtatttaattattttactttttttaattgaattagaagatattattcaaaaataaaatactacatTAGGTTGGAAAACAAAAGATACTCTAGAGAGATTGAAACAGACTGTTGAGACTAAGATAAGATTTCCATACAATGCATATCTTGATGTTCAAGACATTTACAGTTTATTTGACGAACGAATTGCtggcttctttctttttttcttttttttaggtgGGGAGGGCGGGAGAATAATTAATTCGCATCTTGGTGAGGTTGTCATGCTAAAAATTATAagtaaaaattgatttaaaattcaCACTCGTAATTGCGtttgaatttgataaaaattctTCTTATTGTTTGTGTCAATGTAATGTTAAATATTACGAATATAATGCCAGAAATTTGGAACAACAAATAAAAGACGCTCTGGAATTCATGATAGACAAATGAATGGGGAATAACATTTATGCGGAGACTTTTAATTAGTCTTCGAGAACACATattctatataatttttttaaagatggtATGCGATGGATGTGTTAATCgtcaagaaaattaaatggatgtatggatataatatttatatagatTGTTAGAAAAAAAGAGACCAAACTAAAGAAAGTGTTTTGCGTATTATTCAGTCTGATGAAAAGTACAATATACAAGGagtatttataggtgctaaatgaattaaagtaataaagacatagaatcctacaattaatatacagatatgctatataaatataaacgatACTAATCGatctaaattgattctaatgattctctaacatcccccctcaaactcaagtagGAGTTAATGATACCAGCATGAGTTTGGATAATAAAGTCCGGAAATGAGTCGGGTGATGAGCTTTCGTGAAGATATCAGCAGTTTGATCCAGTGTTCTAATAGCAATAAGACGAATAGCATCAATAAGGATACGTTGCCGAACAAAGTGACAATCAATTTTAATGTGTTTGGTGCGTTAATGAAACACATCATTATGTACAATCTGGATAGCACTGCGGTTATCACAAAAAACATCAGTAGGAGACGACTGAGGAACACTCAGATCTTCGAGGAGCCAACGAACCGAGATAACCTCAGCAGTGGTGTCAGCGAGGGCGAGCAGTGAACGTTTGCTTCTTAGCACGCCAAGAAATGAGAGCGTCGGCAAGAAACAAATAGTAACCAGTAGTAGAACGACGATCAGTGGGATCACCAGCTTAATCAGCATCGGAGTAAGCCTGAAGAGACAAAGAGGAATGGGCAGAAAAATAAAGGCCATGAAATAGAGTGCCTTTGATGTAGCGAAGAATTCGAAGAACTGCCGCATAGTGAGTAGTACGAGGAGCTAACAAGAACTGGCTAAGTACACGAATCAGATAGGCGATGTCTGGTCGGGTGATAGTCAAGTAGATGAGACCTCTAACTAACTGTCGATAGAGAATTGGATTATCCAAAACAGTGCCATCCATAGGGGTAAATTGAACATTAGACTCAAGAGGAGTAGACTCAGTCCGACTATCTATAATCCCAGCGCCAGCAAGAAGATCTGAAGCATACTTAGCCTGAGAGAGATAGATGCCATCATCGGTGGAGATGACCTCGAGTCCAAGAAAATAGCTGAGagaaccaagatctttcatctcaaaggtaCGGTAAAGTGAGGCCTTGAAATCAGAGATACTATCAACATCATCTCCATTAATGATCATGTATCAACatacaaaagtagaagaacaactCTACGTTCACTTTTACGAATGAAGAGGGCATTCTCATGAGGGCTAGAAGTAAAACCAAGACTGCATATGGTAGTGTTGAACTTGTCAAACCATTCACGAGGAGCTTTGTTAAGTCCATAAAG encodes the following:
- the LOC107467944 gene encoding uncharacterized mitochondrial protein AtMg00810-like, with the translated sequence MIINGDDVDSISDFKASLYRTFEMKDLGSLSYFLGLEVISTDDGIYLSQAKYASDLLAGAGIIDSRTESTPLESNVQFTPMDGTVLDNPILYRQLVRGLIYLTITRPDIAYLIRVLSQFLLTPMLIKLVIPLIVVLLLVTICFLPTLSFLGVLRSKRSLLALADTTAEVISVRWLLEDLSVPQSSPTDVFCDNRSAIQINTGSNC